AAATATTGATAAGATATTAATAAGAGAAGCGTTTAACATCTCCCATGCAGGCTTACATAGCGGGAATAACCACTGATTCAGATGAGAGCTGGAAAGGGCATAAGAGCATCATAGTTTTCTTTTCCGGATGCAACTTCAAGTGCTCCCACTGCTACAATTCAGATATTCTGTCCTTCAATGAGGAATTTCTCACAGACACAAGGGCGGTGAAAAACAGGATTCTTTCAGAGAACATTCTCTTCAGGCCGTTTGACTCAGTATTATTCACGGGGGGAGAGCCAACCCTGCAGAGGCAGGCGCTTCTCTCAATAGCAAGATTCTCAAGGAAAGAGGGGCTTAAAATCAGGCTTGAGACAAACTGCTCAAAGCCTGAAGCCATAAAATCCCTTCTTATGGAGAATCTTCTTGATTCAGTGATGCTTGACATCAAGGCGCCCCTTGAGCCCATGATTTTTAAAATGGTGACAAAGTCTGAGACATTTTTCAAGAAGACAGAAGAAATAATGAAGGACATTTCTGAAACCATGAGGCTTCTTAAGGACAACGATGACAGCATTGAGATAGATGTCAAGACTAAAATAATTCCCGGAATTATGTATAAGCGCGAGCACATACTCCAGATTGCAGAGCTGATTAATGGGCTTAAATGCAGATGGGAAATTGGATTATGCGAGAATGCGGATTTTTCAGAAGTTGCAAAAAAGCCGTCTCTATTCTATTCAACGCGCTACCACTCAAACGAGTTCCTTTCTGAGACAAGGCACCTGAAAGAATCGATTAAGGAGAAATTCCCAGATATTAATGTTGAAGTGAAATTCTGAAAGTAAATTAAAAATCAATCAAAAGTCAATTCCCATCCTTGCCTTTATCCCCTTCTGGTAGGGATGCTTCTCAAGCACAAGATGGCTGACATAATCAGCGAGCTCAAGAACCTCCTTAGGGGGATTCCTGCCTCCGGTAAGTATAAGCTCAACATCATTCGGCTTTTCATTTATCAGGCGGATAATCTTTTCAGTTGGGATAAGCCCGAATTCAAGCGCGTAGATTGCCTCATCAACAATGATGACATCATAATTCCCTGACTTCATGGACTTTTCCGCCTCAGAGAGCCCGAAGAGCGCCATTTCCTTGTCCTTGTTCTTTACGCTTCCCTCAAAGATGTAGGCGCCGTTTCCGAACTGCTTTATCTCAAGCTCTGAAATCTCATCCTGCATCATGCACTCTCCTATTGAGTTGAATCCCTTAAGGAGCTGGACAACCTTCACGCGCATCCCGTGCCCGCATGCGCGCAGAGCAGTTCCCAGTGCAACAGATGTCTTTCCCCTGCCCTCGCCGTAATACACATGCACAAGCCCTTTCTCAAGCTTCACCTTGCCGTTCTTGTCAGAGGTTATGTTAAGGTCTGAAATGTTAATGTCAAACTTTCCCATTTTATCCTTCTCCTGGTTTTTCAATTTATGATGATGAGCACTTGCACCAGCCGCAGCTTGAGCATGTTGCGCATCCCTCTTCTTTCTTGAGAACAGCGCCGCATATCGGGCAGCTCTCGCCTTTTTCCTGCTCCTCATCGCCCTGCTCATGCTTTATCTGGAAATCCTTTTTCTGCTTCTTTCCGGCATTAAGCACCTGCGTCTCTATGCTTCCGTCCCTGTATACAGTGATTCCCTTGCATCCAAGATTGTGCGCAAGGATGTAGGCACTTTTTACGTCATCCATTGTTGCATTTCCGGGCATGTTTATGGTTTTTGAGATTGAGCTGTCCACCCATTTCTGGAATGCAGCCTGAGCCCTCACATGCATCTCAGGGCTTATTTCCGATGAGGTCACAAAGACATTCTTCAGAGTTTCGGGAATTTCCACAATGTTCTGGATTGAGCCGCTGTTGTCTGCAATCCTTTCCAGAAGGAGCGGATTGTAAAGCCCTATGTTCCTAATCTCCTTTTCAAAAACGCGGTTCACATAGTAGAAATTTCCAACTACCACGCGCTTTTCAAACACAATGCTGAACAGCGGCTCTATCCCGCTGCTTGTGTTTGCAATCATGGATATGCTTCCTGTCGGGGCAATAACCGTTGTGAAGGCATTTCTCAGCCCGTATTTCCTTATGCCTTCACTTACCCTTTTCCAGTCCTGCCTCCAGTTTTTTCTTTCATAGAACCCTTCAATCCCCATTTCGCCTTCTGCATATGAACTCTCGCTGAAAAGCGGGAAAGCCCCTCTTTCTTTTGAAAGCTCAATGCTTGCAAGCTTTGAGTGGAAATTTATGAATTCCATGAGCTCTTCCATGAATGAAAGCCCCTCCTCTGAGTCATACCTTATCCCAAGCTCATACAATAGGTCTCCAACACCCATGACTCCAAGCCCTATTTTCCTGCTCTTTCTTGTCATCTCCCTTATCTTGTCAAACGGGAAATTGTTTATGTCATTGATGTTGTCCAGGAATCTTGTCCCGATTCTGACTGTCTCAGCCATCTCATCCCAGTCAACCTTTTTCTTCCCCTCTGCATCAGTTATCACAAACTCATAGACATTGATGCTTCCGAGGTTGCAGGACTCATCAGGATAGAGCAGAACCTCACCGCAGGGGTTTGTTGTTACAATAGGGCCAAGCGCCTTTAATGTTGGATTTCTCTTGTTTATGTTGTCCATGAAAAGAAGCCCGGGCTCTGCAAAGTTCCTTGCCTCATATGCAATGTTGTCAAAAAGGTTTACAGGATTCACTTCTGCAAGGACGCTTCTGTCCCTCGGATTTCTCAGGGGGAATGGCTTCTTTTCAGAATAGCACTCCCAGAAT
Above is a genomic segment from Candidatus Woesearchaeota archaeon containing:
- a CDS encoding 4Fe-4S cluster-binding domain-containing protein, whose product is MQAYIAGITTDSDESWKGHKSIIVFFSGCNFKCSHCYNSDILSFNEEFLTDTRAVKNRILSENILFRPFDSVLFTGGEPTLQRQALLSIARFSRKEGLKIRLETNCSKPEAIKSLLMENLLDSVMLDIKAPLEPMIFKMVTKSETFFKKTEEIMKDISETMRLLKDNDDSIEIDVKTKIIPGIMYKREHILQIAELINGLKCRWEIGLCENADFSEVAKKPSLFYSTRYHSNEFLSETRHLKESIKEKFPDINVEVKF
- a CDS encoding cob(I)yrinic acid a,c-diamide adenosyltransferase → MGKFDINISDLNITSDKNGKVKLEKGLVHVYYGEGRGKTSVALGTALRACGHGMRVKVVQLLKGFNSIGECMMQDEISELEIKQFGNGAYIFEGSVKNKDKEMALFGLSEAEKSMKSGNYDVIIVDEAIYALEFGLIPTEKIIRLINEKPNDVELILTGGRNPPKEVLELADYVSHLVLEKHPYQKGIKARMGIDF
- a CDS encoding adenosylcobalamin-dependent ribonucleoside-diphosphate reductase translates to MNKGSIREVIKRDGSVVKFDKKKIENAIFKALVSVGKVDKKFSQAASEKVIEVLEKTFTDDEFPTVEQIQDIVEITLIKLGEASVAKEYILYRKEREKIRDEKKGILNKQVLDDIDKEFDTNGLRVLASRYLRKNSRGEIIESPRELFSRCAINDGIGDLIHDKVLYDREKKQGIRALEKDDSINEASLKRYYEEKISIGRYPLNENHIETLKRTYALLNSEGKMRKSFSEIISMLKSGELSGYENEISKYFTLMTKKKFMPNTPALANFGNVHGMGSACFVLDIGDSMESIMSTLKDAAIIFKAGGGCGYNFSKLRPTGDLVKSTSGVASGPISFMTLYDKMTEVISQGGIRRGANMGILNVDHPDIELFIKAKEGNAILKNFNISVLLTSEFWECYSEKKPFPLRNPRDRSVLAEVNPVNLFDNIAYEARNFAEPGLLFMDNINKRNPTLKALGPIVTTNPCGEVLLYPDESCNLGSINVYEFVITDAEGKKKVDWDEMAETVRIGTRFLDNINDINNFPFDKIREMTRKSRKIGLGVMGVGDLLYELGIRYDSEEGLSFMEELMEFINFHSKLASIELSKERGAFPLFSESSYAEGEMGIEGFYERKNWRQDWKRVSEGIRKYGLRNAFTTVIAPTGSISMIANTSSGIEPLFSIVFEKRVVVGNFYYVNRVFEKEIRNIGLYNPLLLERIADNSGSIQNIVEIPETLKNVFVTSSEISPEMHVRAQAAFQKWVDSSISKTINMPGNATMDDVKSAYILAHNLGCKGITVYRDGSIETQVLNAGKKQKKDFQIKHEQGDEEQEKGESCPICGAVLKKEEGCATCSSCGWCKCSSS